A genomic window from Bordetella genomosp. 9 includes:
- a CDS encoding MFS transporter: protein MFTTAAAGGRNARVLALCQGLYTCAISIDLTLTGLTGYQLAPDKSLATLPFALITVAGAVTTWFASFLLQRWGRRAGFVLGAMTCGAGGLVSVWAVFHANFWLFCAGTAAVGVFQAFAQYYRLAAADAVPNADKSRAISLVLAGGVVAAILGPALANWAKDLFPAVLFAGAYLMVALLGFISAAILWTGYRDGPDPHAASAPASATAGGLASPGTASPAQRPLARIARQPVFVAAIANNVVGSVSMMAVMTAAPLAAVACSHTMDQGAGIIQWHLVGMYAPSFFAGALIARFGLPAVLYAGMALNVISALAAMASTSLDAFYVSLFALGVGWNFMFVGGTTLLARSYRPAERAATQGCAELLRYVATALATLAAGPVLERFGWFTLNAAMLPVVALAAAMTLWWHLKTPRME from the coding sequence ATGTTCACGACGGCTGCCGCGGGCGGACGCAACGCCCGCGTCCTGGCGCTCTGCCAGGGCCTGTATACCTGCGCGATATCCATAGACCTGACGCTGACCGGCCTGACCGGCTACCAACTGGCGCCGGACAAGTCGCTGGCGACGCTGCCATTCGCCCTGATCACGGTGGCCGGCGCGGTGACCACCTGGTTCGCGTCCTTCCTGCTGCAACGCTGGGGACGGCGCGCGGGCTTCGTGCTGGGGGCCATGACCTGCGGCGCGGGCGGCCTGGTGTCGGTGTGGGCCGTCTTCCACGCCAATTTCTGGCTGTTCTGCGCCGGCACCGCCGCGGTCGGCGTCTTCCAGGCGTTCGCCCAGTACTACCGCCTGGCGGCCGCCGACGCCGTGCCGAATGCCGACAAGAGCCGCGCCATTTCGCTGGTGCTGGCGGGCGGCGTGGTGGCGGCGATACTGGGGCCGGCGCTGGCGAACTGGGCCAAGGATCTATTCCCGGCCGTCCTGTTCGCGGGGGCCTATCTGATGGTGGCCCTGCTGGGCTTTATCTCGGCGGCGATCCTGTGGACAGGTTACCGCGACGGTCCGGACCCCCATGCCGCCTCTGCTCCCGCGTCCGCTACGGCGGGCGGGCTCGCGTCCCCGGGAACCGCCAGCCCGGCGCAGCGGCCCTTGGCGCGGATCGCGCGCCAGCCGGTGTTCGTGGCCGCCATCGCCAACAATGTCGTCGGCTCGGTATCGATGATGGCGGTGATGACGGCCGCGCCGCTGGCCGCCGTGGCGTGCTCCCATACGATGGACCAGGGCGCCGGCATCATCCAATGGCACCTGGTGGGGATGTACGCGCCCTCGTTCTTCGCGGGCGCGCTGATCGCCCGCTTCGGGCTGCCGGCGGTACTCTACGCGGGCATGGCGCTGAACGTGATCAGCGCGCTGGCGGCCATGGCGTCGACCAGCCTGGACGCGTTCTACGTCTCGCTGTTCGCGCTGGGCGTGGGCTGGAATTTCATGTTCGTGGGCGGCACCACCTTGCTGGCGCGCAGCTACCGTCCGGCCGAACGCGCGGCGACGCAGGGCTGCGCCGAGCTGCTGCGCTACGTCGCGACCGCGCTCGCCACGCTGGCGGCGGGCCCGGTGCTGGAACGCTTCGGCTGGTTCACGCTGAACGCGGCTATGCTGCCGGTGGTAGCGCTGGCGGCCGCCATGACCCTATGGTGGCACCTGAAAACACCGAGGATGGAATGA
- a CDS encoding GlxA family transcriptional regulator produces the protein MTRASLDVPEDALPAQRRLVVMLSYRGANLLDISGPVQAFETANRQAVASGEQRSPPYEIVVASENGGPVLTGAGVAVATEALDALAGRAIDTLIAPGGSPDGQAVAEPALARWIARQASQARRLCSVCTGTFLLAEAGLLQGLRVTTHWRWAGRLQAMYPGLRVDADPIFIQQDNIWTSAGVTAGIDLALALVEADLGHRIALGTARDLVMFIKRPGGQSQFSVPLLAQHESGQPQFAELHAWMAAHLHEDLRVERLAEQAGMAPRTFARAYVAAVGRTPAKTVEGMRFEAACRALEASVAPLKRIAVDTGHGSEQNLRRLFLRRLRVTPQQYRARFAPNHPLHA, from the coding sequence ATGACGCGCGCAAGCCTGGACGTACCCGAGGACGCATTACCCGCGCAGCGGAGACTCGTCGTGATGCTGAGCTATCGCGGCGCCAACCTGCTGGACATCAGCGGGCCCGTGCAGGCCTTCGAAACGGCGAACCGGCAGGCCGTGGCGTCGGGCGAACAGCGGTCGCCGCCGTACGAGATCGTCGTCGCCTCGGAAAACGGCGGTCCCGTGCTGACCGGCGCGGGGGTGGCGGTCGCCACCGAAGCGCTGGATGCGCTGGCGGGCCGGGCCATCGATACCCTGATCGCGCCGGGCGGCAGTCCCGATGGCCAGGCGGTCGCCGAGCCGGCGCTGGCGCGCTGGATCGCGCGGCAGGCCAGCCAGGCGCGGCGGTTGTGCTCCGTGTGCACGGGTACCTTCCTGCTGGCGGAAGCCGGTCTGCTGCAGGGGCTGCGCGTGACGACGCACTGGCGCTGGGCCGGCCGCCTGCAGGCCATGTATCCCGGTTTGCGCGTCGATGCGGATCCCATCTTCATCCAGCAGGACAACATCTGGACCTCGGCCGGCGTCACCGCGGGCATCGACCTGGCGCTGGCCTTGGTCGAGGCCGACCTGGGCCATCGCATCGCGCTGGGGACGGCGCGCGACCTGGTCATGTTCATCAAGCGGCCGGGCGGGCAGTCGCAATTCAGCGTGCCTTTGCTCGCGCAGCACGAATCCGGGCAGCCGCAGTTCGCCGAACTGCATGCCTGGATGGCCGCGCACCTGCACGAAGACCTGCGCGTGGAGCGGCTGGCCGAACAGGCCGGCATGGCGCCGCGCACCTTCGCCCGCGCCTACGTGGCGGCGGTCGGCCGGACGCCGGCGAAGACGGTGGAAGGTATGCGTTTCGAAGCGGCCTGCCGGGCCTTGGAAGCCAGCGTCGCGCCGCTCAAGCGCATCGCCGTCGATACGGGGCACGGCAGCGAGCAGAACCTGCGCCGCCTGTTCCTGCGCCGGCTGCGCGTCACGCCGCAGCAGTATCGGGCGCGCTTCGCGCCGAATCATCCGCTGCACGCATGA
- a CDS encoding HPP family protein produces MFSWFKQGLGAYAPAPVGASRRDKILGALGALLGLSCTEWIARHALGEASPWFIAPMGASAVLAFAAPASPLAQPWSLMVGNVSAALVGVFFSHLIPAPGLAAACSVAAAIAVMFALRCLHPPSGAVALTAVLGGPSIAQLGYGYALYPVAVNSAVLLCIAVVFNGVLKRNYPHRHVQAAPAALNRAATPLGFTGADLDEALRSHDQLLDISREDLADIVLEAERRASLRRFGGLACGQVMLRDAVVVRDDEPLDAALRLLDRHRLAALPVVDGQGHLLGLLAHGDASARTVRLASAPGAPSRASLARDCMRSEVAYATPAMPAIELARPMASGIACVPVVDDARRLVGVIHASQLIDALYQLALASGDSAAGNPAARRALDVAA; encoded by the coding sequence GTGTTCAGCTGGTTCAAGCAAGGCCTGGGCGCATACGCGCCGGCCCCCGTCGGCGCCAGCCGGCGCGACAAAATCCTGGGCGCCTTGGGCGCGCTGCTCGGCCTGTCATGCACGGAATGGATCGCCCGCCATGCGCTGGGCGAGGCTAGTCCGTGGTTCATCGCGCCGATGGGCGCGTCGGCCGTGCTGGCGTTCGCCGCGCCGGCCAGCCCGCTGGCGCAGCCCTGGTCGTTGATGGTGGGCAACGTCAGCGCCGCGCTGGTCGGCGTGTTCTTCTCGCACCTGATTCCGGCGCCGGGCCTGGCGGCGGCCTGTAGCGTCGCCGCGGCCATCGCCGTCATGTTTGCCCTGCGCTGCCTGCATCCGCCCAGCGGCGCGGTCGCGCTGACCGCGGTGCTGGGCGGCCCTTCCATCGCGCAGCTGGGCTATGGCTATGCCCTGTACCCGGTGGCGGTGAACTCCGCGGTACTGCTGTGCATCGCGGTGGTCTTCAATGGCGTGCTCAAGCGCAATTATCCGCACCGCCACGTCCAGGCGGCGCCGGCCGCGCTGAACCGCGCGGCCACGCCGCTGGGCTTCACCGGCGCCGATCTGGACGAAGCCCTGCGTTCGCATGACCAGTTGCTGGACATCAGCCGGGAAGACCTGGCGGATATCGTGCTGGAGGCGGAACGCCGTGCCAGCCTGCGGCGCTTCGGCGGCCTGGCCTGCGGGCAGGTCATGCTGCGGGACGCGGTCGTGGTGCGCGATGACGAGCCGCTGGACGCCGCCCTGCGCCTGCTCGATCGCCATCGGCTGGCAGCCCTGCCCGTCGTGGATGGCCAGGGCCATCTGCTCGGCCTGCTGGCGCACGGCGACGCGTCCGCCCGCACGGTGCGGCTGGCGTCGGCGCCCGGAGCGCCTTCACGCGCCTCGCTGGCGCGCGATTGCATGCGCTCCGAAGTGGCCTATGCCACGCCCGCCATGCCGGCCATCGAGCTGGCCCGGCCGATGGCGTCCGGCATCGCCTGCGTGCCGGTCGTGGACGATGCCCGTCGGCTGGTCGGCGTCATCCATGCGTCGCAACTGATCGACGCCCTGTATCAGCTGGCGCTGGCTTCCGGCGATTCCGCGGCGGGCAATCCCGCGGCGAGACGCGCCCTGGACGTGGCCGCCTGA
- a CDS encoding VOC family protein, with the protein MPNPIKHIAFRVEDLDRESAFYENVFGYTHVNTVRRKGKRGDHISRHMTDGYMDLTLIQYESADADEAEFAGPSPCIHHIGMEVDDLDAFIAAIKKNGGEILTEPGHLPVKFRSPGGPVAEVVPRKRWESETLAAGVHGEVLQ; encoded by the coding sequence ATGCCCAATCCCATCAAGCACATCGCCTTCCGGGTCGAAGACCTGGACAGGGAAAGCGCGTTCTACGAGAACGTCTTCGGCTATACCCACGTGAACACGGTACGGCGCAAAGGCAAGCGCGGCGACCACATCTCCCGCCACATGACCGACGGCTACATGGACCTGACGCTGATCCAGTACGAATCGGCGGATGCTGACGAAGCGGAATTCGCCGGCCCGTCGCCGTGCATCCACCACATCGGCATGGAGGTCGACGATCTGGACGCCTTCATCGCGGCGATAAAGAAAAACGGCGGGGAGATCCTGACCGAGCCCGGCCATCTGCCGGTCAAGTTCCGTTCACCGGGCGGGCCAGTGGCCGAAGTGGTGCCGCGCAAGCGCTGGGAAAGCGAAACGCTGGCCGCCGGCGTGCACGGCGAAGTGCTGCAATAG
- a CDS encoding GntR family transcriptional regulator, translating to MPASAPSYDQPLYEIVRAGIVERLRTGVWTAGDRLPPEPELARLFGVGIGTVRRAVEALVAERLLTRRAGRGTEVARFTDDHAFDLYFNYVDPTGAAIKVTAELLSFARERATARFAALFGIERNGSLAHVENLRRMDGVPVMLDRLWMPLNVFPNLSGDDFAARRGSIYGYYQERYGVSVVRVQEDVTAADADAGVAAAFGLKPGTSVLQVERTAYTFQDKPVEFRRRYVDTRHCAYRNVRGLQD from the coding sequence ATGCCCGCCAGCGCGCCTTCTTACGACCAGCCTCTCTATGAAATCGTCCGTGCCGGAATCGTCGAGCGCCTGCGCACCGGTGTGTGGACCGCCGGCGACCGCCTGCCGCCGGAGCCCGAGCTGGCCAGATTGTTCGGCGTCGGCATCGGCACGGTACGCAGGGCGGTCGAAGCGCTGGTGGCCGAGCGGCTGCTGACGCGCCGTGCCGGGCGCGGCACGGAAGTCGCGCGCTTTACCGACGACCACGCCTTCGACCTGTATTTCAACTACGTCGATCCGACGGGCGCGGCCATCAAGGTGACGGCCGAGTTGCTGTCCTTCGCCAGGGAGCGCGCCACCGCGCGTTTCGCCGCGCTGTTCGGCATCGAACGCAACGGCTCGCTCGCCCATGTGGAGAACCTGCGCCGGATGGACGGCGTACCGGTAATGCTGGACCGCCTGTGGATGCCCTTGAACGTGTTCCCGAATTTGTCCGGGGACGATTTCGCGGCGCGGCGCGGTTCGATCTACGGGTACTACCAGGAACGCTACGGCGTGTCGGTCGTGCGCGTGCAGGAGGACGTCACCGCGGCGGATGCCGACGCCGGCGTGGCCGCGGCCTTCGGGCTCAAGCCCGGGACCTCGGTGCTCCAGGTCGAGCGTACGGCATACACCTTCCAGGACAAGCCGGTCGAATTCCGGCGGCGCTACGTGGACACGCGGCATTGCGCGTATCGCAACGTGCGCGGCTTGCAGGATTGA
- a CDS encoding ribonuclease activity regulator RraA, translated as MTTQAAPLDGSIVQALTHITTATLTTVLLKKGLRNVWIRGAAPLRSDSPRIVGRAFTLRFVPAREDLATPASWASPISTRAAIEAMPDGGIAVVDALGVTDAGIFGDILCARMRKRGVAALVTDGVVRDLAGVLGTQLPVWCRGAAAPPSVAGLTFVGWQEPISCGGVAVFPNDVIVLDADGAVLIPAALLEEVVQAAVEQEQQEAWIMEQVEGGAQLPGLYPPNAENQARYQAWRAQRRDRP; from the coding sequence ATGACCACGCAAGCCGCACCGCTGGATGGCAGTATCGTCCAGGCCCTGACGCACATCACCACGGCGACGCTGACCACCGTTTTGCTGAAGAAAGGCCTGCGCAATGTGTGGATCCGCGGCGCGGCGCCATTGCGGTCGGACAGCCCCCGCATCGTGGGGCGGGCCTTCACCCTGCGTTTCGTCCCGGCACGGGAAGACCTGGCGACGCCGGCATCATGGGCGTCGCCGATTTCCACGCGGGCCGCCATCGAGGCGATGCCCGATGGCGGCATCGCCGTCGTCGACGCGCTCGGTGTGACGGACGCCGGCATCTTCGGCGACATCCTGTGCGCGCGCATGCGCAAGCGCGGCGTGGCGGCGCTGGTCACCGACGGCGTGGTGCGGGACCTGGCCGGCGTGCTGGGCACGCAGCTGCCGGTCTGGTGCCGCGGCGCGGCGGCACCGCCTTCGGTCGCCGGCCTGACCTTCGTCGGCTGGCAGGAACCCATCAGCTGCGGTGGCGTGGCGGTGTTTCCCAATGACGTCATCGTGCTCGATGCCGACGGCGCGGTGCTGATACCCGCCGCCCTGCTGGAAGAAGTCGTGCAGGCCGCCGTCGAACAGGAACAGCAGGAAGCCTGGATCATGGAACAGGTGGAAGGCGGCGCGCAGTTGCCGGGCCTGTATCCGCCCAATGCCGAGAACCAGGCGCGCTACCAGGCCTGGCGCGCGCAGCGGCGCGATCGGCCCTGA
- a CDS encoding PsiF family protein, whose amino-acid sequence MLFRHRTLIMAAMAASLAASVSIAQTTAPAKTPTPQQERMAKCSAANKGKTGDTYKSAMSACLKGEQPAATLTPQQQKMKDCNAQASKQALKGDQRKTFMSTCLKG is encoded by the coding sequence ATGCTTTTTCGACATCGCACGTTGATCATGGCCGCCATGGCGGCAAGCCTGGCCGCTTCGGTATCCATCGCGCAGACCACCGCGCCCGCCAAGACTCCCACGCCGCAACAGGAGCGGATGGCGAAATGCAGCGCCGCCAACAAGGGGAAGACCGGCGACACCTACAAATCCGCCATGAGCGCCTGCCTGAAAGGCGAACAGCCCGCCGCCACCCTGACGCCGCAGCAACAGAAGATGAAGGACTGCAATGCCCAGGCCAGCAAGCAGGCGCTGAAGGGCGACCAGCGCAAGACCTTCATGAGCACCTGCCTGAAGGGTTGA
- a CDS encoding helix-turn-helix domain-containing protein: MALSTAARKPTPAPDARAAIRPRAVRQGHSLVDLWLGEQLRQLRKDQGRSLADVAAACGMSLGLLSQIERGLSSISVKTLRVLARELSVSADTLLRNAECDDTAAGDNVERAGTHRMLRLDEKGIAKEVVTPPAARTMDLCRISIAPGGSTGDDLFVTDKGEQVGVVLSGLLELRIEDRVMLLRAGDSFCYASRTPRRWRNPGDVRTEVIWAISNIAADTDGDANAPPPRPREGRRRRT; the protein is encoded by the coding sequence ATGGCCCTGTCGACCGCCGCACGCAAGCCTACGCCGGCGCCGGACGCGCGAGCCGCGATCCGGCCGCGCGCCGTGCGCCAGGGGCATTCGCTGGTCGATCTCTGGCTGGGCGAACAACTTCGCCAGCTGCGCAAGGACCAGGGCCGCTCGCTGGCCGACGTCGCGGCGGCCTGCGGCATGTCGCTGGGCCTGCTTAGCCAGATCGAGCGCGGACTGAGTTCGATATCGGTGAAGACGCTGCGGGTGCTGGCGCGCGAGCTGAGCGTGTCGGCCGATACGCTGTTGCGCAACGCCGAATGCGACGACACGGCCGCTGGCGACAACGTCGAACGCGCCGGCACGCATCGCATGCTGCGCCTGGACGAAAAAGGCATTGCCAAGGAAGTGGTGACGCCGCCCGCCGCGCGCACCATGGACCTGTGCCGTATCTCCATCGCGCCCGGCGGCTCCACCGGCGACGACCTGTTCGTCACGGACAAGGGCGAGCAGGTGGGCGTGGTCCTGAGCGGCCTGCTGGAGTTGCGCATCGAAGACCGCGTCATGCTGCTGCGCGCGGGCGACAGCTTTTGCTATGCCAGCCGCACGCCGCGCCGCTGGCGCAATCCGGGCGATGTCCGCACGGAAGTGATCTGGGCCATCAGCAATATCGCGGCTGATACGGACGGCGATGCGAACGCACCGCCGCCACGGCCTCGGGAAGGACGGCGCCGGCGAACCTAG
- a CDS encoding ABC transporter substrate-binding protein: MKLRSIAASLFAAISLAAAATAGAQAVVKVGSTPTGSPFTFLDTKTNSIEGVMVDIMKAVGKEAGFQVQIEPMAFSALIGSLQSKRIDVISAAMFITPERQKVVSFSDPVYTYGEGLMVPKSDTKEYTSFADMKGMTVGVQVGTAFVKPIQDSGVFKEVKLYDNPPDMMRDVNAGRIQGGFMDYPIAAYTINQNASGAFSNLRMVKSYKPAVTGSVGIATRKDDPELLKKIDTALKKLKADGTVDAILKKWGLA; the protein is encoded by the coding sequence ATGAAGCTCAGATCCATCGCCGCATCCCTGTTCGCCGCGATTTCGCTGGCCGCGGCCGCCACGGCCGGCGCGCAGGCGGTCGTGAAGGTGGGCTCCACGCCCACCGGCAGTCCGTTCACCTTTCTGGATACCAAGACCAACTCCATCGAAGGCGTGATGGTGGACATCATGAAGGCGGTCGGCAAGGAGGCCGGCTTCCAGGTGCAGATCGAACCCATGGCGTTCTCCGCCTTGATCGGTTCGCTGCAATCCAAGCGCATCGACGTGATTTCCGCGGCGATGTTCATCACGCCCGAACGGCAGAAGGTGGTGTCCTTCTCCGATCCCGTCTACACCTATGGCGAAGGCCTGATGGTGCCCAAGAGCGACACCAAGGAATACACCAGCTTCGCCGACATGAAAGGCATGACCGTGGGCGTGCAGGTCGGCACGGCCTTCGTCAAGCCCATCCAGGACAGCGGCGTGTTCAAGGAGGTCAAGCTCTACGACAATCCGCCGGACATGATGCGCGACGTCAACGCGGGCCGCATCCAGGGCGGCTTCATGGATTATCCGATCGCGGCCTACACCATCAACCAGAATGCCAGCGGCGCCTTCAGCAACCTGCGCATGGTCAAGAGCTACAAGCCCGCCGTGACCGGCAGCGTGGGCATCGCCACGCGCAAGGACGATCCCGAATTGCTGAAGAAGATCGATACGGCGCTGAAGAAGCTGAAGGCCGACGGCACGGTCGACGCCATCCTGAAGAAGTGGGGCCTGGCCTGA
- a CDS encoding amino acid ABC transporter permease produces the protein MMEFFQDAREYLPILLQGAKLTILVTVGSLALSTVLGLVWALMRVSGIKALSRFSAGLINVLRGIPIIVLLFYIYFVMPDAGIALTAVQAAIIGLGIAYSAYQAENFRAGIEAIDRGQVEAAMAMGMSWSLTMRRVVLPQAVRIVLPPYGNIMIMMLKDSSQASTITVAELALQGKLIAVSTFKNATVFTLVALMYLVMCVPLILLVRHLEKRSAAK, from the coding sequence ATGATGGAATTCTTCCAGGATGCGCGGGAATACCTGCCCATCCTGCTGCAGGGCGCCAAGCTCACCATCCTGGTGACGGTGGGCTCGCTGGCCTTGTCGACCGTGCTGGGCCTGGTCTGGGCCCTGATGCGCGTGTCCGGCATCAAGGCCCTGTCCAGGTTCAGCGCCGGCCTGATCAATGTGCTGCGCGGCATCCCCATCATCGTGCTGCTGTTCTACATCTACTTCGTCATGCCGGATGCCGGCATCGCGCTGACGGCGGTGCAGGCCGCCATCATCGGCCTGGGCATCGCCTACTCCGCCTACCAGGCGGAGAACTTCCGCGCCGGCATCGAGGCCATCGACCGCGGGCAGGTGGAAGCGGCCATGGCGATGGGCATGAGCTGGAGCCTGACCATGCGCCGCGTGGTGCTGCCGCAGGCCGTGCGCATCGTGCTGCCGCCCTACGGCAACATCATGATCATGATGTTGAAGGATTCTTCCCAGGCGTCCACCATCACGGTGGCGGAACTGGCGCTGCAGGGCAAGCTGATCGCCGTGTCGACCTTCAAGAACGCCACGGTATTCACGCTGGTCGCGCTGATGTACCTGGTGATGTGCGTGCCGCTCATCCTGCTGGTGCGCCACCTGGAAAAAAGGAGCGCCGCCAAATGA